A portion of the Lolium rigidum isolate FL_2022 chromosome 1, APGP_CSIRO_Lrig_0.1, whole genome shotgun sequence genome contains these proteins:
- the LOC124703115 gene encoding ADP,ATP carrier protein 1, mitochondrial-like: MPPSLWSTSQRKCTAAAFPAAAGIMASAPAEKENSKNFAADFLLGGVSSSVSKTLAAPVERVKMLLQNQDAIIRAGRLSEPYKGIGDCFSRTVRDEGFLSLWRGNTTNVIRYFPTQALNFAFKDYFKGLFNFKRDKDGYLKWFAGNIASGSAAGATSLLFVYSLDYARTRLTNDYRSSATKGGERQFTGLVDVYRKTLRSDGVAGLYRGFNVSCVGIIVYRGLYFGMYDSLKPLLLTGALHDSFFASLALGWMITTGANLASYPLDTVRRRMMMTSGEAVKYRGSVDAFAQIIKNEGAKSLFKGAGANVLRAIAGAGALAGYDKLQIVFFGSKYGSSGGGA; encoded by the exons ATGCCTCCAAGCCTATGGAGCACTTCCCAACGGAAGTGCACTGCAGCAGCTTTCCCAGCCGCTGCGGGGATCATGGCGTCGGcgccggcggagaaggagaaCAGCAAAAACTTCGCGGCCGACTTCCTCCTGGGGGGCGTGTCGTCGTCGGTGTCCAAGACCCTGGCGGCGCCGGTGGAGCGGGTGAAGATGCTGCTGCAGAACCAGGACGCCATCATCAGGGCCGGGAGGCTGTCGGAGCCGTACAAGGGGATCGGGGACTGCTTCTCGCGCACCGTCAGGGACGAAGGGTTTCTCTCCCTCTGGAGAGGGAACACCACCAACGTCATCAGATACTTCCCCACGCAG GCACTGAACTTCGCGTTCAAAGACTACTTCAAAGGCCTGTTCAACTTCAAGAGAGACAAAGACGGGTACCTGAAATGGTTCGCGGGGAACATCGCCTCCGGCAGCGCGGCCGGCGCGACCTCCCTGCTCTTCGTCTACTCCCTCGACTACGCGAGGACACGGCTGACCAACGACTACAGATCCTCCGCGACCAAGGGCGGAGAGCGGCAGTTCACCGGCCTCGTCGATGTCTACCGCAAGACGCTCCGCTCCGACGGCGTCGCCGGGCTCTACCGCGGGTTCAACGTCTCGTGCGTCGGGATCATCGTCTACCGCGGCCTCTACTTCGGGATGTACGACTCCCTCAAGCCACTGCTCCTCACCGGGGCGCTGCACGACAGCTTCTTCGCGAGCCTGGCGCTCGGGTGGATGATCACCACCGGCGCCAACCTCGCGTCTTACCCGCTGGACACCGTCCgcaggaggatgatgatgacctcCGGAGAGGCCGTCAAGTACAGGGGCTCCGTGGACGCCTTTGCGCAGATCATCAAGAACGAGGGCGCCAAGTCTCTGTTCAAAGGCGCCGGCGCCAACGTCCTTCGCGCCATCGCCGGGGCCGGCGCGCTTGCGGGATACGACAAGCTGCAGATCGTCTTCTTCGGGAGCAAGTATGGCTCCTCCGGCGGCGGTGCCTAG